The genomic segment GCCTATGTCGCCAGTCATTTGATAAACAGGCCGCTCGTGACAGGAAATCACGAGCGGCCTGCTCGAATAACACGTAGTTAAATCAGTGCTTAAACCGCCACTGTCTGGTCCTTAATTCGCGGGTTAAAACCATCGGCTTCCGGGAACGCGCTCAACTTGCCGCGCCCAGCTTTTCCGCCAGTTTCGCGTCGTAACTCGAATGCACATGCACGCGTTTTTTCTCGGGATACGAGTACGAATACGCCTTGCGCAGCGCGAGCGATGCCTCGTGGAAACCCGACAGGATCAGCTTCTGCTTGTTCGGATAATTAGCGATGTCGCCCACCGCGAAAATGCCGGGCCGCGAGCTTTCGTAATAGGAAGTATCGACATCGATGCGGCCGCCGTGAATCGTCAGCCCCCACTGTGCAATCGGACCGAGATCGGCCACCAGGCCGTATAGCGCGACGACGTGTTCGGTTTCAAGCTGCGTCTCGCCTTCGAGTTGCCGCAACGTCAGCGACCTGAGCGTCTCGCCTTCGACGTTAAGCGCCGAAATCGCCCCGACGACGAAGTCCATCTCGTCCGCCTCGACCGCACGCCGCATCAACTCGACGCTCGAATCGGCCGCGCTGAAACCGTTGCGCCGATGCACCAGCGTCACGCGCCGCGCGACTTTGCGCAACGCGAGCGCCCAGTCGAGCGCCGAATCGCCGCCGCCCGCGACGACCACGGTCTTGTCCGCGAAATCGGCGAGGCGCGGCACGCTGTAATGCACATGACGCGACTCCAGAGGCACGGCCTCGGCGAGCGCGAGCTTTTGCGGCACGAACGCGCCGTTGCCCGCCGCCAGCAGGATCGCCGCGACGTCGAACTCGAGCGCGCCGCTGGTTCGAACGGTCCAGCGGCCGTCGTCGCGCTGTTCGACCGATTCGACCCGCTGTTCGAGGTGAATCGGCACGTTGAACGGCTTGCATTGCGCAATCAGACGGTCGACCAGTTCGCGCGCGGTGCATGACGGGATGGCGGGAATGTCGTAAATCGGCTTGTCGGGATAAAGCT from the Paraburkholderia fungorum genome contains:
- a CDS encoding NAD(P)/FAD-dependent oxidoreductase, producing the protein MTPTADPHPTPIRTDVLIVGAGPVGLFAAFEAGVIGLSCQIVDVLDKVGGQCTELYPDKPIYDIPAIPSCTARELVDRLIAQCKPFNVPIHLEQRVESVEQRDDGRWTVRTSGALEFDVAAILLAAGNGAFVPQKLALAEAVPLESRHVHYSVPRLADFADKTVVVAGGGDSALDWALALRKVARRVTLVHRRNGFSAADSSVELMRRAVEADEMDFVVGAISALNVEGETLRSLTLRQLEGETQLETEHVVALYGLVADLGPIAQWGLTIHGGRIDVDTSYYESSRPGIFAVGDIANYPNKQKLILSGFHEASLALRKAYSYSYPEKKRVHVHSSYDAKLAEKLGAAS